A window from Drosophila subobscura isolate 14011-0131.10 chromosome O, UCBerk_Dsub_1.0, whole genome shotgun sequence encodes these proteins:
- the LOC117897644 gene encoding uncharacterized protein LOC117897644, translated as MSHQCSCGRDLNNNYVSYTSAYANANTGLDRETAANGGGKSSASHHTQLTAKVMFGTVGAIKELRDKEQQQTRHAATTRAGERRN; from the coding sequence ATGTCGCATCAGTGCAGCTGCGGTCGCGATCTCAACAACAACTACGTCTCCTACACGAGCGCCTACGCCAATGCGAACACGGGTCTGGACCGCGAGACGGCGGCCAACGGCGGCGGCAAGTCCAGCGCCTCGCACCACACACAGCTGACGGCCAAGGTGATGTTCGGCACAGTGGGCGCCATCAAGGAGTTGCgcgacaaggagcagcagcagacacggCACGCGGCAACAACGCGCGCCGGGGAGCGACGCAACTGA